From the genome of Candidatus Nitrosocosmicus oleophilus, one region includes:
- the scpB gene encoding SMC-Scp complex subunit ScpB, which translates to MTKLPPDEIIARIEAALYSAGRPLTIDDIVIASGIDSRERIKRLLNELINKTRVAFKALEIAKLEDGTYVFQLKPSYAPIIKKFSNKPQISNSVMKTLSYVAYEQPVTSKRLVEIRGSKVYTHLKELQDLEFINQKSSGRLKIYTTTTKFKNYFGISDLTVLKKSLLINPTGFSKKNT; encoded by the coding sequence ATGACCAAATTACCACCTGATGAAATTATAGCTCGCATTGAGGCAGCGTTATATTCTGCTGGGCGCCCCCTGACAATTGATGACATAGTGATAGCCTCGGGGATAGATTCTAGAGAGAGAATTAAGCGACTCTTGAATGAACTTATCAACAAGACTAGAGTAGCATTCAAAGCACTGGAGATAGCTAAGCTGGAGGACGGTACTTACGTATTTCAGCTGAAACCCAGTTACGCTCCAATAATTAAAAAGTTTTCCAATAAGCCTCAGATTTCTAATTCCGTAATGAAAACACTATCTTATGTGGCTTATGAACAGCCCGTTACCAGTAAGAGATTAGTAGAAATTAGGGGTTCCAAAGTATATACACACTTGAAGGAATTACAAGATTTGGAGTTTATTAATCAAAAAAGTTCAGGGAGGCTCAAGATTTATACAACCACAACGAAATTTAAGAATTATTTTGGAATTAGCGATTTAACAGTGCTTAAAAAAAGCTTGCTTATAAATCCAACAGGATTTTCAAAGAAAAACACTTAA